From a region of the Actinomycetota bacterium genome:
- a CDS encoding nitrilase-related carbon-nitrogen hydrolase, producing the protein NPMLCRRMVARGAQLLITITNDAWFGRTAAAEQHVQITALRAVENGIYALQVANTGVSAIIDPHGCILERTALFDRRILASEGYFTEGSTFYVCYGDLFALLCLLVGSGAFLKKILLN; encoded by the coding sequence CAATCCCATGCTCTGTCGGAGGATGGTCGCAAGGGGAGCGCAGTTGCTCATAACCATAACCAACGATGCCTGGTTTGGAAGAACGGCCGCTGCTGAGCAGCATGTACAGATAACAGCTTTGAGAGCGGTGGAAAATGGGATATACGCCTTGCAGGTAGCGAATACGGGCGTGTCTGCAATCATCGATCCGCATGGGTGTATTCTTGAGAGGACCGCTCTCTTCGACAGGCGAATCCTCGCCAGTGAGGGATACTTCACTGAGGGCAGCACATTTTACGTGTGCTATGGTGACCTTTTTGCTTTGCTATGTCTCCTGGTGGGAAGTGGAGCGTTTTTAAAGAAAATTTTGTTGAATTAA
- the groES gene encoding co-chaperone GroES: protein MKLKPLGDRVVVKPSEKEEKTKSGIVLPDTAKEKPQEGKVIAVGPGEYKEGKRVPMGVKVGDKVIYSKYGGTEVKIEGEEYLILREDDILAIVK from the coding sequence ATGAAGTTAAAACCTTTAGGGGACCGTGTAGTGGTAAAACCTAGCGAGAAAGAAGAGAAAACGAAAAGCGGAATTGTTCTTCCGGATACCGCAAAGGAAAAGCCCCAAGAGGGCAAAGTAATAGCCGTTGGACCCGGTGAGTACAAGGAGGGCAAGCGGGTGCCGATGGGGGTCAAAGTTGGAGATAAGGTGATTTATTCCAAGTATGGCGGAACTGAGGTTAAAATCGAAGGCGAGGAATACCTCATCTTGCGTGAAGATGATATCCTAGCCATCGTTAAATAA